The Deltaproteobacteria bacterium genome window below encodes:
- a CDS encoding Mrp/NBP35 family ATP-binding protein has translation MCRAFRGPPPRAACVPAGEGPRAMSSLTEQIRAALAEVTDPASGNRIVASGQLAGVEADDAARTAKLVVQLISPGYPRRPELDTAIRGALAQLALDGLSIEWTLRVPFKPARADLARLPTVKNIIAVAAGKGGVGKSTVSVNVAMALSKLGASVGILDADIYGPSVPKMLGVAQSEATTAEAGGGIAPARYRGMPVMSVEYFVEPGKAVIWRGPMIHKLLTQFLEDVRWGELDYLIVDLPPGTGDAQLSLCQLIPITGAIVVTTPQEVALIDVRKAIDMFGKLEVPVLGVAENMSLYCCPSCGHRAEIFGAGGGRRLASEFNVELLAQIPIEPRVAYGGESGRPVVEDDPEGEVSRAFFELAAQAAMAASVRSATGPKRSSLLRTVQ, from the coding sequence ATGTGCCGCGCCTTTCGGGGGCCGCCGCCTCGCGCTGCGTGCGTCCCCGCGGGCGAAGGTCCACGCGCCATGAGCAGCCTCACCGAACAGATCCGCGCCGCACTCGCAGAGGTGACCGACCCCGCGTCGGGCAACCGCATCGTCGCGAGTGGTCAGCTCGCCGGCGTCGAGGCGGACGACGCCGCACGCACCGCGAAGCTCGTGGTGCAGCTGATCTCCCCGGGTTACCCGCGACGCCCGGAGCTCGACACCGCCATTCGTGGCGCGCTGGCACAGCTCGCGCTCGATGGGCTGTCGATCGAGTGGACCCTGCGGGTGCCGTTCAAGCCCGCCCGCGCCGATCTCGCGCGGCTACCGACCGTGAAGAACATCATCGCGGTGGCCGCCGGCAAGGGCGGCGTCGGCAAGAGCACGGTGAGCGTCAACGTCGCGATGGCGCTGTCGAAGCTCGGCGCCAGCGTCGGCATCCTCGACGCCGACATCTACGGCCCCAGCGTGCCCAAGATGCTGGGCGTCGCGCAGAGCGAGGCGACCACCGCGGAGGCTGGCGGCGGCATCGCGCCGGCGCGCTACCGCGGCATGCCGGTGATGAGCGTCGAGTACTTCGTGGAGCCCGGCAAGGCCGTGATCTGGCGCGGCCCCATGATCCACAAGCTGCTGACGCAGTTCCTCGAGGACGTGCGCTGGGGCGAGCTCGACTACCTGATCGTCGACCTGCCACCCGGCACCGGTGACGCCCAGCTCTCACTGTGTCAGCTGATCCCGATCACCGGTGCGATCGTGGTGACGACCCCGCAGGAGGTCGCGCTCATCGACGTGCGCAAGGCCATCGACATGTTCGGCAAGCTCGAGGTGCCGGTGCTCGGCGTGGCCGAGAACATGAGCCTCTACTGCTGCCCATCGTGTGGTCACCGCGCGGAGATCTTCGGCGCCGGCGGCGGTCGGCGACTGGCGAGCGAGTTCAACGTCGAGCTGCTGGCGCAGATCCCCATCGAGCCCCGCGTGGCCTATGGCGGCGAGAGCGGCCGGCCGGTGGTCGAAGACGATCCCGAAGGCGAGGTCTCGCGGGCGTTCTTCGAACTCGCGGCCCAGGCGGCGATGGCCGCGAGCGTGCGCAGTGCGACCGGGCCCAAGCGCAGCAGCCTGCTGCGCACGGTGCAGTGA
- the def gene encoding peptide deformylase — protein MAVLDVVKYPDPRLREPTVAVEQFDDGLRELVRDLADTMFAQNGAGIAAIQVGRFERVFLIDGRVAGREDDEPVAFVNPELVEGGRGISISEEGCLSFPGVFVEVKRPRWVKFRAQDVHGEWFEIEGEGLLARALQHELDHLTGRLLVDMVGLVKKEMIKRKMKRWHSQNDGDGDGDAVVDEGAPVGA, from the coding sequence ATGGCAGTGCTCGACGTCGTCAAGTATCCCGATCCGCGGCTGCGCGAGCCGACCGTCGCGGTCGAGCAGTTCGACGACGGCCTGCGCGAGCTCGTGCGCGACCTCGCCGACACCATGTTCGCGCAAAATGGGGCCGGCATCGCGGCGATCCAGGTCGGTCGCTTCGAGCGCGTGTTCCTCATCGACGGCCGCGTCGCCGGCCGCGAGGACGACGAGCCGGTCGCGTTCGTCAACCCCGAGCTGGTCGAGGGCGGTCGTGGCATCTCGATCTCCGAGGAGGGCTGCCTCAGCTTTCCGGGCGTGTTCGTCGAGGTGAAGCGTCCGCGGTGGGTGAAGTTCCGCGCCCAGGACGTCCACGGGGAGTGGTTCGAGATCGAGGGCGAAGGCCTGCTCGCGCGCGCGCTGCAGCACGAGCTCGACCACCTCACCGGTCGCCTGCTGGTCGACATGGTCGGGCTGGTCAAGAAGGAGATGATCAAGCGCAAGATGAAGCGCTGGCACTCCCAGAACGACGGCGACGGCGACGGCGATGCGGTCGTCGACGAGGGCGCCCCGGTCGGCGCGTGA
- a CDS encoding sulfatase-like hydrolase/transferase, with amino-acid sequence MNAGGRGAAVARALAWALGWLLVLLVAAPARADDTLGFAVERHELPSRLCVDERTRVALTLRNDGALPWSAALGDRLAYHWLDADGREVVREGRRTRIVGVVLPGATAQLQVRVDAPADPGRYTLVWAMVRDRVRWFPDPSGAIGHARVAVEVVAGAPSLGFSIVEADPVAAPAGERTRTRVVVRNDGCATLSAAFGDALAYHVYDGDGRELVHEGVRTPLPALPAGAQVELSAEVELPPFTGAAWLVWEPVREEVAWFGAPRQGDARTELVADAPALAWSLQRELPAELGGFAGAAASIEVVVRNDGERTWSSADGDALSYRLFDAEQRPLSIEGVRTPLPHTVEPGELVQLSLRVELPGAAGRYHLRVQPVREHVRWYGPAADDPEGWDDSVRLEVGPPQFAWSIEAIAWPTRAWAGRSTTVRAVLRNDGADTWSPAQGDRVAYRFVDGDGVLAPGEAMRTELPHAVAPGESLAVDVRVRAPDRPGPWQLELAMVREHVAWYPPPQQRPPVVRTVVLRRGLVVCTVALALLVIAGLLVRRSASEHWLVGLVAVGWAPLHLAVGAGLIGELFDDLAGIEPWAGTETIAWSGAVLWALPLPLLPSRWRRRVAAGVLVFACALALVDLGYLDFFGSIVPSSALVALHHLGDAHATVFSLWHDAYLQLLTPLLLLVSLFALAPPRRENAGLRVIWGALALVAAWPAIAALRELADSPIGARVFSERDNVGRFGLWNAHAFELSRTLSRWLGVDALAPGERRELAQWLHARADARPRPSGSARGANLVVIQVEAMQAWVLDAEIGGEPVMPFAHGADRTARVFTHVFDQTAQGRTSDAEYAVLQSSHPLRAGSLAFLRADNRFDTLAHRLLDAGYTTSSAHPYARGFWNRATIHPRYGFQHSWFREELGDGPLVGWGLSDVAFLERMGVAYGREPQPFFGFLVTLSLHHPYDDFPIALAELDTGSLSSPALANYLQGMRHADRALARFFEVLRAEGLADHTVVIVYGDHVAGLPDSPELRALEGATAWDPTVPTRMHRVPALVFAPGLAPGRDDRIGGHIDLAPTALDLLGIAPAPTMLGRSLLAPAEARVVALPDGSAIADDRLWLARGRDDISGGGCFDRDGRARPREDCDGLVRDAAAELWAARAVLDHDLHRAPAP; translated from the coding sequence GTGAACGCGGGCGGCCGCGGAGCCGCGGTCGCGCGGGCGCTGGCGTGGGCGCTCGGCTGGCTGCTGGTCCTCCTGGTCGCCGCCCCGGCGCGGGCCGACGATACGCTCGGCTTCGCGGTCGAGCGCCACGAGCTTCCGTCGCGACTGTGCGTCGACGAGCGCACCCGCGTGGCGTTGACGTTGCGCAACGACGGTGCACTGCCGTGGTCGGCCGCGCTCGGCGATCGACTGGCGTACCACTGGCTCGACGCCGACGGCCGCGAGGTCGTCCGCGAGGGGCGACGCACGCGAATCGTCGGCGTGGTGCTGCCCGGTGCGACCGCGCAGCTGCAGGTGCGGGTCGACGCACCCGCCGATCCCGGCCGCTACACGCTGGTGTGGGCGATGGTCCGCGATCGCGTGCGGTGGTTCCCCGATCCCAGCGGCGCGATCGGCCACGCGCGCGTGGCCGTCGAGGTCGTCGCAGGTGCGCCGTCGCTGGGCTTCTCGATCGTCGAGGCCGATCCCGTCGCAGCGCCCGCGGGTGAGCGCACGCGCACGCGGGTGGTCGTGCGCAACGACGGTTGCGCGACGCTGTCGGCGGCGTTCGGCGACGCACTCGCCTATCACGTATACGACGGTGATGGTCGCGAGCTCGTGCACGAGGGCGTGCGCACGCCGCTGCCGGCGCTGCCGGCCGGTGCGCAGGTCGAGCTCTCGGCCGAGGTCGAGCTGCCGCCGTTCACCGGTGCGGCGTGGCTGGTCTGGGAGCCCGTGCGCGAAGAGGTCGCGTGGTTCGGTGCGCCGCGGCAGGGCGACGCTCGCACGGAGCTGGTCGCCGATGCGCCGGCGTTGGCGTGGTCGCTGCAGCGCGAGCTGCCCGCGGAGCTGGGCGGCTTCGCCGGCGCGGCCGCATCGATCGAGGTGGTCGTGCGCAACGACGGCGAGCGCACGTGGAGCAGCGCCGACGGCGACGCGCTGTCCTACCGCCTCTTCGACGCCGAGCAGCGGCCGTTGTCGATCGAGGGTGTGCGCACGCCACTGCCCCACACGGTCGAGCCCGGCGAACTCGTGCAGCTGTCGCTGCGCGTCGAGCTGCCGGGCGCTGCGGGTCGCTATCACCTGCGCGTGCAGCCGGTGCGCGAGCACGTGCGTTGGTACGGCCCCGCGGCCGACGACCCCGAGGGCTGGGACGACAGCGTGCGGCTCGAGGTGGGGCCGCCGCAGTTCGCATGGTCGATCGAGGCCATCGCGTGGCCAACGCGTGCGTGGGCGGGGCGCTCGACGACGGTGCGCGCCGTGCTGCGCAACGACGGCGCCGACACCTGGTCGCCGGCCCAGGGCGATCGCGTGGCCTATCGCTTCGTCGATGGTGATGGCGTGCTCGCCCCCGGCGAGGCGATGCGCACCGAGCTGCCCCACGCGGTCGCGCCCGGCGAGTCGCTCGCGGTCGACGTGCGCGTGCGGGCGCCCGACCGCCCGGGCCCCTGGCAGCTCGAGCTCGCGATGGTGCGCGAGCACGTGGCCTGGTATCCGCCGCCGCAGCAACGACCACCGGTGGTGCGCACCGTCGTGCTGCGCCGGGGCCTGGTGGTGTGCACCGTCGCGCTCGCGCTGCTCGTGATCGCGGGCTTGCTCGTGCGCCGGAGTGCGAGCGAGCACTGGCTCGTCGGGTTGGTCGCGGTCGGCTGGGCGCCGCTGCACCTGGCGGTCGGCGCCGGCCTCATCGGCGAGCTCTTCGACGATCTCGCCGGCATCGAGCCGTGGGCGGGGACCGAGACCATCGCCTGGTCCGGCGCGGTGCTGTGGGCGCTGCCGCTGCCGCTGCTGCCGTCGCGGTGGCGCCGACGCGTCGCGGCCGGCGTGCTGGTGTTCGCGTGCGCGCTGGCCCTGGTGGACCTCGGCTACCTCGATTTCTTCGGCTCGATCGTGCCGAGCTCCGCCCTGGTCGCGCTGCACCACCTCGGTGATGCGCACGCGACCGTGTTCTCGCTCTGGCACGACGCCTACCTGCAGTTGCTGACGCCGCTGTTGCTGCTGGTGTCGTTGTTCGCGCTCGCGCCCCCACGACGCGAGAACGCGGGCCTCCGCGTGATCTGGGGCGCGCTGGCGCTGGTGGCCGCGTGGCCGGCGATCGCCGCCCTGCGCGAGCTGGCCGACTCGCCGATCGGTGCGCGGGTGTTCTCCGAACGCGACAACGTCGGCCGCTTCGGACTGTGGAACGCCCACGCGTTCGAGCTCTCGCGCACGCTGTCGCGCTGGCTCGGCGTCGATGCGCTCGCACCCGGGGAGCGCCGCGAGCTCGCGCAGTGGCTGCACGCGCGCGCGGACGCGCGGCCACGCCCGAGCGGGTCGGCACGCGGCGCCAACCTGGTCGTGATCCAGGTCGAAGCGATGCAGGCGTGGGTGCTCGACGCCGAGATCGGGGGCGAGCCGGTGATGCCGTTCGCACACGGGGCCGATCGCACCGCCCGGGTGTTCACCCACGTGTTCGATCAGACCGCGCAGGGCCGCACGTCGGACGCCGAGTACGCGGTGCTGCAGTCGAGCCACCCGTTGCGCGCGGGCTCGTTGGCATTCCTGCGCGCCGACAACCGCTTCGACACGCTCGCGCACCGGCTGCTCGACGCCGGCTACACCACCAGCTCGGCGCACCCCTACGCGCGCGGCTTCTGGAACCGCGCGACCATCCACCCGCGCTACGGCTTCCAGCACTCGTGGTTCCGCGAGGAACTCGGCGACGGCCCGCTGGTCGGGTGGGGGCTCTCGGACGTCGCCTTCCTCGAGCGCATGGGTGTGGCCTACGGCCGCGAGCCGCAGCCATTCTTCGGCTTCCTCGTGACGCTCAGCCTGCACCACCCCTACGACGACTTCCCGATCGCGCTGGCCGAGCTCGACACGGGATCGCTGTCGTCGCCGGCGCTCGCCAACTACCTGCAGGGCATGCGCCACGCCGACCGTGCGCTGGCGCGCTTCTTCGAGGTCCTGCGCGCCGAGGGGCTCGCCGATCACACCGTCGTGATCGTGTACGGCGATCACGTGGCGGGTCTGCCCGACAGCCCCGAGCTGCGCGCGCTCGAGGGCGCGACCGCGTGGGACCCAACCGTACCCACGCGCATGCACAGGGTGCCCGCGTTGGTGTTCGCGCCAGGTCTGGCGCCGGGGCGCGACGATCGCATCGGCGGGCACATCGATCTGGCCCCGACGGCGCTCGACCTGCTGGGCATCGCGCCCGCGCCGACGATGCTCGGGCGTTCACTGCTGGCGCCCGCCGAAGCGCGCGTGGTGGCGTTGCCCGATGGATCGGCGATCGCCGACGACCGGCTGTGGCTCGCACGCGGCCGCGACGACATCTCGGGCGGCGGCTGCTTCGATCGCGACGGTCGAGCCCGCCCGCGCGAGGACTGTGACGGCTTGGTGCGCGACGCTGCGGCCGAGCTGTGGGCGGCACGTGCGGTGCTGGACCACGATCTCCACCGCGCGCCTGCGCCGTGA